From the genome of Gracilinanus agilis isolate LMUSP501 chromosome 2, AgileGrace, whole genome shotgun sequence, one region includes:
- the DYDC1 gene encoding DPY30 domain-containing protein 1 produces MESRYLKRCLGRCLSQALAEVAKFRPLDPIEYIAFWIYKYKQNLDLEEARQLEQAELEHAQELARLEQEMLERLKQEELLLQQQRLELEMQEKERLRLEEAEKARHEMQRKEKLILEELGKTEFASENVGEDNVAEVEGLHKTLAEISDRYGAPNLTRVEELEEPSISDAALDVEKED; encoded by the exons ATGGAGTCCAGATACCTTAAAAGATGCCTAGGCAGATGCCTGAGTCAAGCCCTTGCAGAAGTGGCAAAATTTCGACCATTAGACCCAATAGAATACATAGCATTCTGGAtctacaaatataagcaaaatttgGACCTGGAAGAAGCG AGGCAATTGGAGCAGGCTGAGTTGGAGCATGCACAAGAATTAGCTAGACTTGAGCAGGAAATGTTGGAACGGCTGAAACAAGAGGAATTGTTACTTCAGCAG CAACGTCTAGAGCTGGAAATGCAAGAAAAAGAGAGGTTGAGACTTGAAGAGGCAGAGAAG gCTCGGCATgaaatgcaaaggaaagaaaagttgaTATTAGAAGAGTTAGGGAAg ACAGAGTTCGCAAGTGAGAATGTTGGGGAAGATAATGTAGCAGAAGTg GAAGGGTTACATAAGACACTGGCTGAAATTAGTGACAGATATGGAGCACCTAACTTAACTCGAGTTGAAGAATTAGAGGAACCATCCATTTCTGAT GCAGCATTGGATGTTGAAAAAGAAGATTAA